In Papaver somniferum cultivar HN1 chromosome 1, ASM357369v1, whole genome shotgun sequence, a genomic segment contains:
- the LOC113339670 gene encoding uncharacterized protein LOC113339670: MESNWLPHSRKIVYKNFRRFLKTNHPFRSSKYMGLQTKEKGFAPVRLTGQEVMAKTSHVHYVPGKLSKDGKKRKRDFYEVDCDDIHSPTKAFYKRSRPLDIPTWIYNEYCYCIDVMHVEKNVSEHLVDALLDLKKK; the protein is encoded by the exons ATGGAAAGTAATTGGTTACCTCACTCCCGCAAGATTGTGTACAAAAATTTCCGAAGATTTTTGAAGACAAATCATCCTTTCAG GTCAAGCAAGTATATGGGACTCCAAACAAAAGAGAAGGGATTTGCACCAGTTCGATTAACCGGACAAGAAGTAATGGCGAAGACCAGTCATGTTCATTATGTTCCTGGTAAGCTTTCCAAAGACGgtaagaagagaaagagagattTTTATGAAGTTGATTGCGATGATATTCATTCACCAACTAAAGCGTTTTACAAAAGGTCGAGGCCGTTGGATATTCCAACATGGATTTATAATGAATATTGTTACTGTATTGATGTAATGCACGTTGAGAAGAATGTTAGTGAACATCTTGTAGATGCTTTACTTGActtaaagaagaaataa